The Oscillospiraceae bacterium genome contains a region encoding:
- a CDS encoding LACX protein, with protein sequence MRYTLENEFLTVQAESLGAELVSVVDKATGAEMLWHGDPKVWPRQAPILFPYCGKLRGGRYTLDGAEYQCPQHGIARDYEHEFLGVFGSEMRFCLRSSAGTLERFPREFELTSSFGLCGRTLRHTLTVKNTGEKELRFGIGYHPGFALPFDGAHTTQDYELRFDTPQAPAVIETGAGEDAGLVTGETRLLMEKSAVIPLEDRMFDSDSICMGALSAKTLSIVEKDSGRAVRVGIEGYPYVLIWSMPGDPALQFICVEPWHSLPDRVDAAGDWNEKPCAAALAPGGEWHTDLNMTFDR encoded by the coding sequence ATGAGATATACGCTGGAAAATGAATTTTTGACCGTTCAGGCCGAGAGCCTGGGCGCAGAGCTGGTGAGCGTTGTGGACAAGGCCACCGGCGCCGAGATGCTGTGGCACGGCGACCCGAAGGTCTGGCCCCGGCAGGCGCCCATTCTGTTCCCCTATTGCGGCAAGCTGCGCGGCGGGCGCTACACCCTGGACGGCGCGGAATACCAGTGCCCCCAGCACGGCATTGCGCGGGATTACGAGCACGAATTTTTGGGCGTGTTCGGCAGCGAGATGCGCTTTTGCCTGCGCTCCAGCGCCGGCACGCTGGAGCGCTTCCCCCGCGAATTTGAGCTGACCAGCAGCTTTGGTTTGTGCGGGCGCACCCTGCGCCACACCCTAACGGTAAAGAACACGGGCGAAAAGGAGCTGCGCTTTGGCATTGGGTACCACCCGGGATTTGCCCTTCCCTTTGACGGGGCGCACACCACACAGGATTATGAGCTGCGGTTCGACACGCCCCAGGCCCCGGCGGTGATTGAGACCGGCGCCGGCGAGGACGCGGGGCTTGTGACCGGCGAAACCCGCCTTTTGATGGAAAAGAGCGCGGTGATCCCGCTGGAGGACCGGATGTTCGACAGCGATTCCATCTGCATGGGCGCGCTCTCGGCCAAGACCCTGAGCATTGTGGAAAAGGACAGCGGCCGCGCGGTGCGGGTGGGCATTGAGGGGTACCCCTATGTGCTGATCTGGAGCATGCCCGGAGACCCGGCGCTGCAATTTATCTGCGTGGAGCCCTGGCACAGCCTGCCCGACCGGGTGGACGCCGCCGGAGACTGGAACGAAAAGCCCTGCGCCGCGGCCCTTGCGCCCGGCGGGGAATGGCACACCGACCTGAATATGACCTTTGACCGATAA
- a CDS encoding tRNA threonylcarbamoyladenosine dehydratase: MPTPFESRTALVLGQEGVEKLHAAHVIVFGLGGVGGYAAEALARAGVGRLTLVDDDRVAESNLNRQILALTGTVGRPKAEVAAERIRQINPACTVRAAALFYTPETADALPFEGADYVVDAVDTVTAKLEIIGRARAAGVPVISCMGTGNKLHPELLRLSVLEKTEGCPLARVMRRECRARGYKNVPVVFSPEEPVRAKTAADEALAGEAQPGRPGSPKRQTPGSVSFVPGAAGLLLAGKVVRDIAGVE, from the coding sequence ATGCCCACCCCGTTTGAGAGCCGCACCGCCCTGGTTTTGGGGCAGGAGGGCGTGGAAAAGCTGCACGCCGCCCATGTGATCGTGTTCGGCCTGGGGGGCGTGGGCGGCTATGCGGCCGAGGCCCTGGCCCGGGCGGGGGTGGGCCGCCTGACCCTGGTGGACGACGACCGGGTGGCCGAGAGCAACCTGAACCGGCAGATCCTTGCTTTGACGGGCACGGTGGGGCGGCCCAAGGCGGAGGTGGCGGCCGAGCGCATCCGGCAGATCAACCCCGCCTGCACGGTAAGGGCGGCGGCGCTGTTTTACACCCCGGAAACGGCGGACGCACTGCCCTTTGAGGGGGCGGATTACGTGGTGGACGCGGTGGACACCGTGACCGCAAAGCTGGAGATCATCGGCCGGGCCCGGGCGGCGGGGGTGCCGGTGATCAGCTGCATGGGCACCGGCAACAAGCTGCACCCGGAGCTGCTGCGCCTTTCGGTGCTGGAAAAGACCGAGGGCTGCCCCCTGGCGCGGGTGATGCGCCGGGAGTGCAGGGCGCGGGGCTACAAAAACGTGCCGGTGGTCTTTTCGCCCGAGGAGCCGGTGAGGGCCAAAACCGCGGCGGACGAGGCGCTGGCGGGCGAAGCGCAGCCGGGCAGGCCCGGAAGCCCCAAACGGCAGACGCCGGGCAGCGTGAGCTTTGTGCCGGGCGCGGCGGGCCTTTTGCTTGCGGGCAAGGTGGTGCGGGATATCGCCGGTGTGGAATAA
- a CDS encoding two-component sensor histidine kinase, whose protein sequence is MLVPWLLCGALAAAVLLLLLKLRLLHKSMGEISAQLQDRLSCDTNTLLSLSSRDRHARRLAARLNEQLRLLRRQRRQYQGGDRELKEAVTNISHDLRTPLTAICGYLELLEQEPQSPAAARYLACIQERAQAMKQLTEELLRYSVAASPAQPLPLEPVDLNRALEQSVAGFYAPLKARGVAPVIHMPAQPVVRRLNAAAVARIFGNLLSNALKYSGGDLEITLSATGEVTFSNTAPGLDEVQVGRLFDRFFTVETAHSSTGLGLSIARALTERLGGSITARCQEHTLSICVSFPAPGADLL, encoded by the coding sequence ATGCTTGTGCCCTGGCTTTTGTGCGGCGCGCTGGCCGCCGCGGTGCTGCTGCTCCTTTTAAAGCTTCGGCTTTTGCACAAAAGCATGGGGGAAATCTCCGCCCAGCTGCAGGACCGCCTCTCCTGCGACACCAACACCCTGCTCTCCCTCTCCTCCCGCGACCGCCACGCCCGCCGCCTGGCCGCACGCCTCAATGAACAGCTGCGCCTGCTGCGCCGCCAGCGCCGGCAGTACCAGGGCGGCGACCGGGAGCTCAAGGAGGCCGTCACCAACATCTCCCACGACCTGCGCACCCCGCTCACCGCCATCTGCGGCTACCTGGAGCTGCTGGAGCAAGAGCCCCAAAGCCCCGCGGCCGCGCGGTATCTCGCCTGCATTCAGGAGCGGGCGCAGGCCATGAAGCAGCTCACCGAGGAGCTTCTGCGCTACTCGGTGGCCGCCTCGCCCGCGCAGCCCCTGCCCCTGGAACCGGTGGACCTGAACCGCGCGCTGGAGCAAAGCGTCGCCGGCTTTTACGCCCCCCTCAAAGCGCGGGGCGTCGCGCCGGTCATCCACATGCCTGCGCAGCCGGTGGTCCGCCGCCTCAACGCCGCGGCGGTGGCCCGCATTTTCGGCAACCTGCTCTCAAACGCCCTCAAATACAGCGGCGGCGATCTGGAAATCACCCTCTCCGCCACCGGCGAGGTCACCTTTTCCAACACCGCCCCCGGCTTGGACGAAGTCCAGGTGGGCAGGCTGTTCGACCGCTTCTTCACCGTCGAAACAGCCCACAGCTCCACCGGCCTCGGCCTCTCCATCGCAAGGGCCCTCACCGAGCGGCTGGGCGGTTCCATCACCGCCCGCTGCCAGGAGCACACCCTCAGCATCTGTGTGAGCTTCCCGGCCCCGGGGGCTGACCTCCTGTGA
- a CDS encoding bacitracin ABC transporter ATP-binding protein, with product MEYVLTTDALSKQYGHFKALDQLTLHVPKGAIYGFVGKNGAGKTTLIRVICGLQSPTSGEYALYGSSHRQPGIRAARRRMGAVVETPSIYLDLTAEENLKQQYRILGLPSFDGIPQLLGLVGLQSAGRKKVRNFSLGMKQRLGIAVALAGDPDLLVLDEPVNGLDPQGIVEMRELILKLNREQQITVFISSHILDELAKLATHYGFIDGGRIVKEISAPELEAACRKCARVEVTDAKALTRVLDEMGVEYTLLSDHTADVFARVNVSRLTLALAAQQCELLSLHERDESLESYYMNLVGGGRHE from the coding sequence TTGGAATACGTTCTCACGACCGACGCTTTAAGCAAGCAGTACGGCCATTTCAAAGCGCTGGACCAGCTCACCCTGCATGTGCCCAAGGGGGCCATCTACGGGTTTGTGGGCAAAAACGGCGCGGGCAAAACCACCCTGATCCGCGTCATCTGCGGGCTGCAAAGCCCCACCTCGGGCGAATACGCCCTGTACGGCTCATCCCACCGGCAGCCCGGCATCCGGGCGGCCCGCCGCCGCATGGGGGCCGTGGTGGAAACCCCCTCCATCTATCTCGACCTCACCGCCGAGGAAAATCTAAAGCAGCAATACCGCATCCTGGGCCTGCCCTCTTTTGATGGCATCCCCCAGCTGCTGGGCCTGGTGGGGCTGCAAAGCGCCGGCCGCAAAAAGGTGCGCAACTTCTCCCTGGGCATGAAGCAGCGGCTGGGCATCGCCGTGGCGCTGGCCGGCGACCCGGACCTTCTGGTGCTGGACGAGCCGGTAAACGGCCTTGACCCCCAGGGCATCGTGGAAATGCGGGAGCTCATTTTAAAGCTCAACCGCGAGCAGCAGATCACCGTGTTTATTTCCAGCCACATTCTCGACGAGCTGGCAAAGCTGGCCACCCATTACGGCTTTATCGACGGCGGCCGCATTGTAAAAGAGATCAGCGCCCCCGAACTGGAGGCCGCCTGCCGCAAATGCGCCCGCGTGGAGGTCACGGACGCCAAAGCCCTGACCCGCGTGCTGGACGAGATGGGCGTGGAGTACACCCTGCTCTCGGACCACACGGCGGACGTGTTCGCCCGGGTGAACGTTTCCCGGCTCACCCTGGCTCTGGCCGCGCAGCAGTGCGAGCTGCTCTCCCTGCACGAGCGGGACGAGAGCCTCGAGAGCTACTATATGAACCTGGTGGGGGGTGGCCGGCATGAATAA
- a CDS encoding DNA-binding response regulator, whose amino-acid sequence MKHILVIDDDQHIGDLLQEALTKQGYRVSRAYSGTEALLLVGAARPDLVLLDLMLPGLSGEELLPRLRGIPVIVVSAKAAVSSKVELLLGGAADYVTKPFELRELLARVAVALRGAAAPQNAPLAFSDLRLDPASHQVSAGGVSVRLTRTEYAILKLLLHNPSQVVTKSLLLDRIAEDTPDCTESSLKMHVSNLRKKLRQAGGREYIEAVWGIGFKLIEA is encoded by the coding sequence ATGAAACATATTTTGGTCATCGACGACGACCAGCACATCGGCGACCTGCTGCAGGAGGCGCTCACAAAACAGGGCTACCGCGTATCCCGGGCCTATTCCGGCACCGAGGCGCTGCTGCTGGTAGGCGCCGCCCGGCCGGACCTTGTTCTGCTGGACCTCATGCTGCCCGGCCTTTCGGGCGAAGAGCTTCTGCCCCGGCTCCGGGGCATCCCCGTGATCGTGGTCAGCGCCAAGGCCGCGGTGAGCAGCAAGGTGGAGCTGCTGCTGGGCGGCGCGGCGGACTATGTCACCAAGCCCTTCGAGCTGCGGGAGCTTCTGGCCCGCGTCGCGGTCGCCCTGCGCGGCGCCGCGGCCCCTCAAAACGCGCCCCTCGCCTTTTCCGATCTGCGGCTGGACCCCGCCTCTCACCAGGTCTCGGCCGGCGGCGTCTCGGTCCGCCTCACCCGCACCGAGTACGCCATTTTAAAGCTGCTGCTGCACAACCCCTCCCAGGTCGTCACAAAGTCGCTGCTGCTGGACCGCATTGCCGAAGACACGCCGGACTGCACCGAGTCCTCCCTCAAAATGCACGTCAGCAACCTGCGCAAAAAGCTGCGGCAGGCGGGCGGCAGGGAGTATATCGAAGCGGTGTGGGGCATCGGCTTCAAGCTCATCGAGGCCTGA
- a CDS encoding transcriptional regulator, with translation MAAALDYKKTLRELYGPGTTPSILTVPPANYAAVRGRGDPNREDGEYKQAVGLLFAVSYTIKTSRLGAEVPPGYFNYVVPPLEGLWWMEGGRAGVDYANKEGFCFISMIRLPEFATPGVLEWAKARAAAKKGLDTGKVEFLRLEEGECCQCMHLGPFDDEPATMARMEAYAAEHGRRPDHSEARRHHEIYLSDPRKCAPEKLRTVLRVPVAPL, from the coding sequence ATGGCCGCAGCGCTGGATTACAAAAAGACGCTCAGGGAATTGTATGGGCCGGGGACGACCCCCTCGATCCTGACCGTGCCGCCCGCGAATTACGCGGCAGTGCGGGGCAGGGGGGACCCAAACCGGGAGGATGGGGAGTATAAGCAGGCGGTGGGGCTTTTGTTCGCGGTGAGCTACACCATTAAAACAAGCCGCCTGGGCGCAGAGGTGCCGCCTGGATATTTTAATTATGTGGTGCCCCCGCTGGAAGGGCTTTGGTGGATGGAGGGCGGGCGCGCCGGGGTGGACTATGCCAACAAGGAAGGGTTCTGCTTTATCTCGATGATCCGGCTGCCGGAGTTTGCGACGCCCGGGGTACTGGAATGGGCCAAGGCGCGGGCGGCCGCCAAAAAGGGGCTGGACACCGGGAAGGTGGAGTTTTTGAGGCTGGAGGAGGGGGAGTGCTGCCAGTGCATGCACCTTGGCCCCTTTGACGACGAGCCCGCCACCATGGCGCGGATGGAGGCCTACGCGGCGGAACACGGCCGCCGCCCCGACCACAGCGAAGCGCGCCGCCACCATGAGATCTATCTGAGCGACCCGCGCAAATGCGCGCCGGAAAAGCTGCGCACGGTGCTGCGAGTGCCGGTGGCACCGCTGTAA